The following proteins are encoded in a genomic region of Galbibacter sp. BG1:
- a CDS encoding DoxX family protein yields MENKELAFLLGRIALGINFLAHGIVRLPKLNEFSKGMVKGFQETLIGFDSFIYVFSFVLVFVEFILGFTLILGLKTRLSLIIANFLMMCLIFGASMQEKWGVVGSQMVYVAFLFLLINGQVSTRYSIDSILDKGSSLNR; encoded by the coding sequence ATGGAAAACAAAGAATTAGCATTTCTTTTGGGTAGAATAGCATTAGGTATTAATTTTTTGGCTCACGGTATTGTAAGATTACCAAAACTTAATGAATTTTCTAAAGGAATGGTCAAAGGTTTTCAAGAGACACTAATTGGTTTCGATTCTTTTATCTATGTTTTTTCGTTCGTATTGGTTTTTGTTGAATTTATTCTGGGGTTTACCCTTATTTTAGGTTTAAAAACAAGACTTTCCTTAATTATAGCCAATTTCCTTATGATGTGTCTCATATTTGGTGCGAGCATGCAAGAAAAATGGGGTGTAGTAGGATCACAAATGGTTTATGTTGCCTTTTTGTTTTTATTGATAAATGGGCAAGTTTCCACTCGTTATTCTATAGATTCCATTTTAGATAAGGGTTCATCTTTAAACCGTTAA
- a CDS encoding SIMPL domain-containing protein — MKKIALIALFIATFAGVNAQETVPSISVVGEGTVKIVPDQVLIKVRVESEGKSAESVKTENDLAIGKVIKYAKSLKISEKDIKTEYVNLNKNYDYQTKQYKYAANQSMSILLKDLSKYAEFTQGLLNAGINRIDGVTFKSTDIDKHNANARMKAVKDAKTKAMEYASVLNQSVGKAINISETGSVTPPQPIYRMEMMKASDSMEQGEAMETIAIGEMVVKAKINIVFELK, encoded by the coding sequence ATGAAGAAAATAGCATTAATAGCTTTGTTCATTGCAACATTTGCAGGGGTAAATGCCCAGGAGACCGTACCGTCGATTTCGGTAGTAGGGGAGGGAACCGTAAAAATTGTTCCAGATCAAGTACTTATTAAAGTTCGTGTGGAGAGCGAAGGGAAGTCTGCGGAAAGTGTAAAAACAGAAAACGATTTGGCAATCGGTAAGGTTATTAAATATGCCAAATCCTTGAAAATTAGTGAAAAAGACATAAAAACAGAATACGTTAATTTAAATAAGAATTACGATTATCAAACGAAGCAATATAAATATGCTGCCAATCAATCGATGTCTATTCTATTGAAAGATTTAAGTAAGTATGCTGAGTTTACCCAAGGTTTATTGAATGCGGGAATAAATCGCATAGATGGCGTTACATTTAAATCTACGGATATTGATAAGCACAATGCCAACGCACGAATGAAAGCGGTTAAAGATGCTAAAACAAAAGCGATGGAATATGCATCGGTTCTTAACCAAAGTGTAGGGAAAGCCATCAATATCTCAGAAACAGGATCGGTAACCCCGCCGCAGCCTATTTATCGCATGGAAATGATGAAAGCATCCGATTCGATGGAGCAGGGTGAAGCTATGGAAACGATCGCAATAGGGGAAATGGTGGTAAAAGCAAAAATCAACATTGTCTTTGAATTGAAATAA
- a CDS encoding rhomboid family intramembrane serine protease, translated as MNLSIATIVIIAANVLASIKGFNDFSFFEKYKFNIGAIRRGEQIRAITSGFLHVDVSHLLFNMITLYFFAPIVVQYLGDPKFLIIYFISLLAGSLLSLIFHKEDYHYSAVGASGAVTGVMYAAILLQPDMRLAFFFIPIPIPAYIFGIGYLLYSIYGMKARIGNIGHTAHFGGAIGGYVMTLLFMPSLFVNETLMVILLAIPIVILFILEKTGKI; from the coding sequence ATGAATTTAAGCATAGCAACTATTGTAATTATTGCCGCCAATGTGTTGGCTTCCATAAAAGGGTTCAACGATTTTTCTTTTTTTGAAAAATATAAATTTAACATCGGTGCCATCCGCAGGGGAGAACAAATAAGAGCTATTACTTCTGGTTTTCTACATGTGGATGTATCGCATTTACTGTTTAACATGATTACCCTGTATTTCTTTGCTCCCATTGTAGTGCAATATCTTGGGGATCCTAAGTTTTTGATTATTTATTTTATAAGTCTGCTTGCCGGAAGTTTATTGTCGCTAATTTTTCATAAAGAAGATTATCATTACAGTGCCGTGGGCGCTAGTGGTGCAGTAACTGGAGTTATGTATGCGGCCATTCTCTTGCAGCCCGATATGCGTTTGGCATTCTTTTTTATTCCAATCCCTATTCCGGCCTATATTTTTGGAATTGGCTATTTGTTATATTCTATTTACGGAATGAAAGCCCGAATTGGTAATATAGGTCATACGGCTCACTTTGGTGGAGCCATTGGCGGTTATGTAATGACTCTTCTTTTTATGCCTTCCCTTTTTGTAAACGAAACCTTGATGGTGATACTTTTGGCCATCCCTATTGTTATTCTCTTTATCTTAGAAAAAACGGGAAAGATATAG
- a CDS encoding lysophospholipid acyltransferase family protein produces the protein MQLLVYILVYPLLWFISILPFPIFYKVSDAVYLLVYYVIGYRKEMVLKNLKLCFPEKSEDELLAIRKKFYKHMCDLFFEMIKSLNISEKQLNERVKFHNLELLDKYARENKSVILLCGHYANYEWVLSLSRHIKHEGFGIYAPLSNKYFNRLVKKTRRQQKGELITKSETPKTMLRNYKNNVLSLYGFVNDQSPMVHQARYWREFFGITVPVHTAAETFAKKFDHAVVFFCAKKVKRGYYETTIVDITDSPKDYPDYKITDIYTEMLEKEIRKQPEYYLWTHNRFKHRNKVPEEYLKN, from the coding sequence ATGCAGCTTCTTGTTTATATCTTAGTATATCCATTATTGTGGTTTATTTCCATTCTTCCTTTCCCTATTTTTTATAAAGTTTCCGATGCTGTTTATCTTTTGGTTTACTATGTAATTGGATATAGAAAAGAAATGGTGCTGAAAAATTTAAAACTTTGTTTCCCAGAAAAATCGGAAGACGAGTTGCTTGCCATTAGAAAGAAGTTTTACAAACATATGTGCGACTTGTTTTTTGAAATGATAAAATCCCTGAATATATCAGAAAAACAACTCAATGAACGGGTTAAATTTCACAATCTGGAACTATTGGATAAGTATGCCAGGGAAAATAAAAGCGTTATTCTTTTATGTGGACATTATGCGAATTACGAATGGGTACTTTCATTAAGCAGACACATAAAACATGAAGGTTTTGGTATTTACGCCCCACTGAGCAATAAATATTTTAATCGTTTGGTTAAAAAAACCCGTAGACAGCAAAAAGGAGAACTTATTACCAAATCTGAAACTCCAAAAACCATGCTACGGAATTATAAAAACAATGTTTTGTCTTTATACGGATTTGTAAACGACCAATCCCCTATGGTTCATCAAGCACGTTATTGGAGGGAATTCTTTGGCATCACTGTCCCAGTGCATACGGCGGCAGAAACCTTTGCTAAAAAGTTTGACCATGCAGTGGTGTTTTTCTGCGCCAAGAAAGTAAAAAGAGGGTATTACGAAACAACCATTGTAGATATTACGGATTCCCCGAAAGACTACCCAGATTATAAAATTACCGACATTTACACGGAAATGCTGGAGAAAGAAATAAGAAAACAACCAGAATATTATTTGTGGACGCATAACCGGTTTAAACATCGGAATAAAGTACCGGAGGAATATTTAAAAAATTAG
- the cmk gene encoding (d)CMP kinase encodes MKKITIAIDGFSSTGKSTIAKQLAKKLSYVYVDTGAMYRAVALYALRNDYVGGEETNIDGLVAALPEITLNFKKNNATGNADVFLNGENVEDEIRTLRVSNVVSVVAAVSEVRQKLVEQQQKMGSEKGVVMDGRDIGTVVFPDAELKLFMTASAYKRAVRRYKELIDKGETVSYDEVLKNVQERDRIDATREDSPLVKAEDAIEFDNSDMGIEEQFERIYNFALRIIEKA; translated from the coding sequence ATGAAAAAAATAACTATAGCCATAGATGGATTTTCTTCTACCGGAAAAAGTACCATTGCAAAACAGCTGGCCAAAAAGCTTAGTTATGTATATGTGGATACTGGAGCCATGTACCGTGCCGTAGCTTTATATGCCCTAAGGAACGATTATGTTGGGGGAGAAGAAACCAATATTGATGGTTTGGTGGCGGCACTGCCCGAAATTACTCTAAATTTTAAAAAAAACAACGCCACAGGTAATGCAGATGTATTTTTGAATGGTGAAAATGTAGAAGATGAAATAAGAACACTCCGCGTTTCTAATGTGGTAAGTGTAGTTGCTGCGGTTTCCGAAGTGCGTCAAAAACTGGTAGAGCAGCAGCAAAAAATGGGTTCAGAAAAAGGAGTGGTAATGGATGGCCGAGATATAGGAACAGTCGTTTTCCCCGACGCAGAATTAAAATTGTTTATGACTGCCTCTGCTTATAAAAGAGCTGTTAGGCGTTATAAAGAACTTATTGATAAAGGAGAAACGGTGTCTTATGATGAAGTGTTGAAAAATGTACAAGAGAGAGATCGTATCGATGCCACCCGTGAAGACTCTCCGCTAGTAAAAGCAGAAGATGCCATTGAATTTGATAATAGCGATATGGGGATCGAAGAACAGTTTGAGCGTATTTACAACTTTGCTCTTCGTATTATTGAAAAAGCTTAA
- the lon gene encoding endopeptidase La: MSNNKFLNMDSLSLQNIDDDAELIPLMTPEDEEEINNEVLPETLPILPLRNTVLFPGVVIPITAGRDKSIKLIKDASNGSKVIGVVSQKDETVEDPEVKDLNTTGTVARILRVLKMPDGNTTVIIQGKKRFEIEEITTSEPYFTAKIKDLPEEKPAAGSEEFSTIIDSIKELALQIIKESPNIPSEASFAIKNIESNSFLINFISSNMNLEVKDKQKLLENKNLQERALATLKFMNIEFQKLNLRNDIQSKVQSDLNQQQREYFLHQQMKTIQEELGGGSYEEEVEQMRLKAKKKKWDAKVKKHFEKELAKLQRMNPQVAEYSIQRNYLDLFIDLPWNEFSKDKFDLKRAEKILDRDHYGLEDVKKRIIEYLAVLKLRNDMKSPILCLYGPPGVGKTSLGKSVAEALGREYVRISLGGLRDEAEIRGHRKTYIGAMPGRIIQSLKKAGTSNPVFILDEIDKLSVSHNGDPSSAMLEVLDPEQNKEFYDNFLEMGYDLSKVMFIATANNLGPIQPALRDRMEIINVNGYTIEEKVEIAKRHLLPKQIEEHGLTNKDLKIGKKELEKIVEGYTRESGVRGLEKQIAKMVRYAAKSIAMEDEYNVKVSVKDVEEVLGAPRLERDKYENNEVAGVVTGLAWTSVGGDILFIESILSKGKGTLSITGNLGKVMKESATIAMEYIKSNAESLGINPEVFEKYNVHIHVPEGATPKDGPSAGITMLTSLVSLFTQKKVKKSIAMTGEITLRGKVLPVGGIKEKILAAKRARIKELILCNENERDILEIKEEYLKGLKFHYVNEMSEVIDIAITNQKVKNAKDL; encoded by the coding sequence ATGAGTAACAACAAATTTTTAAATATGGACAGTTTGTCATTACAAAATATTGACGACGATGCCGAATTAATCCCATTAATGACTCCTGAAGATGAAGAGGAAATCAATAATGAGGTCTTACCGGAAACGCTACCAATTTTACCACTTCGAAACACGGTACTTTTCCCTGGCGTGGTAATCCCGATAACAGCTGGGCGCGATAAATCCATCAAACTTATAAAGGACGCATCCAACGGAAGCAAAGTTATAGGTGTGGTTTCCCAAAAAGATGAAACAGTAGAAGATCCAGAGGTAAAAGACTTGAACACCACGGGTACAGTAGCCAGGATTTTAAGGGTTCTCAAAATGCCCGATGGTAATACCACCGTAATTATACAAGGTAAAAAGCGATTTGAAATTGAAGAAATTACAACTTCAGAGCCTTATTTCACTGCAAAAATAAAAGATTTACCAGAAGAAAAACCGGCTGCAGGTAGTGAGGAATTCTCTACTATAATAGACTCTATAAAAGAACTGGCGCTGCAAATAATAAAAGAGAGTCCGAATATTCCTTCGGAAGCTTCTTTTGCTATTAAAAATATTGAAAGCAACTCGTTCTTGATCAACTTTATTTCTTCCAATATGAACCTGGAAGTAAAAGATAAACAGAAGTTATTGGAGAACAAAAACCTTCAGGAAAGAGCGCTGGCTACCTTGAAGTTCATGAATATAGAGTTTCAGAAATTAAATCTTAGAAACGATATTCAATCAAAAGTTCAATCCGACCTCAATCAACAACAACGGGAGTACTTTTTGCATCAACAAATGAAAACCATTCAAGAAGAATTGGGTGGTGGATCCTATGAAGAGGAGGTTGAGCAGATGCGACTTAAGGCGAAGAAGAAAAAATGGGATGCCAAGGTTAAAAAACATTTCGAAAAGGAATTGGCGAAATTACAGCGTATGAATCCGCAGGTTGCAGAGTATTCCATTCAACGTAATTACCTGGATCTTTTTATCGATTTACCTTGGAATGAATTTTCTAAGGATAAGTTCGATTTAAAACGTGCTGAAAAAATATTGGACCGGGATCACTACGGTTTGGAAGATGTTAAAAAACGTATTATTGAATACTTGGCCGTTTTAAAGCTGAGAAACGACATGAAATCGCCTATTTTATGTTTATACGGCCCTCCTGGGGTTGGTAAAACTTCTTTAGGGAAATCGGTTGCGGAGGCATTAGGTCGTGAGTATGTTAGAATATCGTTAGGTGGTTTGAGAGACGAGGCTGAGATTCGCGGACATAGAAAAACATATATTGGAGCGATGCCGGGAAGAATTATTCAATCGTTGAAAAAAGCGGGAACTTCCAATCCTGTTTTTATTCTAGATGAAATAGATAAGCTTTCCGTGAGTCATAATGGCGACCCATCTTCTGCGATGCTGGAAGTGTTAGACCCTGAACAAAATAAAGAATTCTACGATAATTTCTTGGAAATGGGTTACGATCTCTCCAAGGTTATGTTTATAGCTACAGCAAACAATTTAGGCCCAATTCAGCCTGCATTGAGAGACCGTATGGAAATCATCAATGTAAACGGTTATACAATCGAAGAAAAGGTTGAAATTGCGAAACGTCATTTACTTCCGAAGCAAATAGAAGAACATGGCCTTACCAATAAAGACCTTAAAATTGGTAAAAAGGAGCTTGAAAAAATAGTGGAAGGCTATACGCGGGAATCTGGGGTAAGAGGTTTGGAAAAGCAAATCGCTAAAATGGTGCGTTACGCTGCCAAATCTATTGCCATGGAAGACGAATATAATGTAAAAGTATCTGTTAAAGACGTGGAAGAAGTGCTAGGCGCTCCTCGCTTAGAACGCGATAAATATGAGAATAATGAAGTTGCTGGGGTGGTAACCGGATTGGCATGGACGAGTGTTGGGGGTGATATTCTGTTTATTGAGTCGATACTTTCCAAAGGTAAAGGAACGCTTTCCATTACCGGTAATTTAGGGAAAGTGATGAAAGAATCGGCCACCATAGCGATGGAATATATAAAATCGAATGCAGAGAGTCTCGGGATCAATCCAGAAGTATTTGAAAAATACAATGTACATATTCACGTTCCGGAAGGAGCTACTCCAAAGGACGGCCCAAGTGCAGGAATCACCATGCTTACTTCATTGGTTTCGCTGTTCACCCAGAAAAAGGTGAAGAAAAGCATTGCAATGACCGGGGAAATAACCTTAAGGGGAAAAGTGTTGCCAGTAGGAGGAATCAAAGAAAAGATATTGGCAGCCAAAAGAGCTCGTATTAAAGAATTAATCCTTTGTAATGAGAACGAAAGGGATATCCTGGAAATTAAAGAAGAGTATTTAAAAGGTCTTAAGTTTCATTATGTGAACGAAATGAGTGAAGTAATAGATATTGCTATTACCAATCAAAAAGTGAAGAACGCAAAAGATCTTTAG
- a CDS encoding alpha/beta hydrolase family protein, giving the protein MLLKRNPDIVVKLNNFYLVFRIVLPLLLFVAPFKETVAQPLNSITTEDIIFESEGIKLSGTLYEPRNSQAAVVIVHGSGPESRMTNFAKLLAKNGISVLTYDKRGVAESGGVYACPEVGTNNIDSTNLELLANDASEAVKMLHKKHKNIPVGLLGFSQAGWIIPIATVQNTLVDFMVLFSCPTITTLEQLRFQFYTNGRKDFWENHTEEDAREHIENDPDRYQFTSTDPKVALNSISIPGLWIFGEKDIQIPVKLCIEQLNAFKVQGKPYDFVLFPELGHNTAFSKNTAPVDISIEWMKKQTLKIKRKETKDKY; this is encoded by the coding sequence ATGTTACTAAAAAGAAACCCTGATATAGTCGTTAAGCTAAATAATTTTTATTTGGTTTTTAGGATAGTCCTACCTCTTTTACTCTTCGTAGCCCCATTTAAAGAAACTGTAGCACAACCATTAAATTCAATAACAACCGAGGATATTATATTTGAGAGTGAAGGTATAAAACTCTCGGGGACTTTGTATGAGCCTCGAAATTCGCAAGCTGCAGTGGTCATTGTTCATGGTTCAGGTCCGGAATCTCGAATGACAAACTTTGCGAAGCTTTTAGCAAAAAATGGAATTTCCGTGCTTACCTACGATAAACGCGGCGTTGCTGAATCAGGTGGTGTGTATGCCTGCCCAGAGGTAGGAACAAACAATATAGATTCTACAAATCTCGAATTACTCGCCAATGATGCAAGCGAAGCTGTAAAAATGCTACATAAAAAACATAAAAATATTCCTGTTGGACTTCTTGGTTTTAGCCAGGCAGGATGGATAATTCCAATAGCTACAGTACAAAATACACTTGTAGATTTTATGGTGTTATTTAGTTGTCCTACGATCACAACCTTGGAACAACTAAGATTTCAGTTTTATACCAATGGAAGAAAAGATTTTTGGGAAAACCACACCGAGGAAGATGCTCGTGAGCATATTGAAAATGACCCTGATCGTTATCAATTTACCAGTACCGACCCAAAAGTTGCTTTAAATTCTATTTCAATTCCGGGACTTTGGATTTTTGGTGAAAAAGATATACAAATCCCTGTAAAGTTATGTATCGAACAGCTCAATGCATTTAAAGTTCAAGGAAAACCTTATGATTTTGTTCTTTTCCCAGAATTAGGGCATAACACAGCTTTTTCCAAAAATACCGCCCCTGTTGATATCTCCATAGAATGGATGAAAAAACAAACTTTGAAAATTAAGAGAAAAGAAACTAAAGACAAGTATTAG
- a CDS encoding glycosyltransferase — MDKETVLFIGYVWPEPKSSAAGSRMLQLISFFKDLEYKIVFSSPAKKGSHEFDLSAIGVVEKGIQLNNSSFDDFLKELRPSIVVFDRYMMEEQFGWRVADHCPDALRILDTEDLHFLRNERQKSLKRKSKGDATALLNSELAQREIASIYRCDLSLIISEVELELLKDVFKVNETILQYLPFLIGEAPASPVPFEEKEDFIFIGNFLHEPNWDAVLALKETVWPIIRKQLPTAKLHVYGAYTSEKVNNLHNPKDGFFVHGWIENAEVVLRKSKILLAPLRFGAGLKGKLVEAMLQGTASVTTTIGAEGINGSYAWNGFIYDNPIDFAHAAVALYLDAEEYTQAVKNGHKILKMRLDATVHKSYFKLKVNELRSNLRQHRSHNFIGSMLMQQTTQASKYLSKWIEEKNKKN; from the coding sequence ATGGATAAAGAAACAGTACTTTTTATTGGATATGTCTGGCCAGAACCAAAATCTTCAGCGGCAGGAAGCAGAATGCTTCAACTTATATCATTTTTTAAAGATTTAGAATATAAAATTGTCTTTTCTTCCCCTGCAAAAAAAGGGAGTCACGAATTCGATTTAAGCGCCATAGGAGTTGTCGAAAAAGGTATTCAGCTCAATAATTCTTCTTTTGATGATTTTTTAAAAGAACTTCGGCCTTCCATTGTGGTTTTCGATCGGTATATGATGGAAGAACAGTTCGGTTGGCGAGTGGCCGACCATTGTCCTGATGCACTACGGATTCTCGATACCGAAGATTTACATTTTCTAAGAAACGAACGACAAAAATCACTAAAACGCAAATCGAAAGGGGATGCCACGGCACTTTTAAATAGTGAATTGGCGCAACGTGAGATAGCCAGTATTTACCGTTGCGACCTTTCTTTGATTATTTCTGAAGTTGAACTGGAACTTTTAAAAGATGTGTTTAAGGTAAATGAGACTATTTTACAGTACCTTCCATTTTTAATTGGGGAAGCTCCAGCATCACCTGTTCCATTTGAAGAGAAGGAAGATTTTATTTTTATTGGTAATTTTTTACACGAACCCAATTGGGATGCGGTTTTAGCATTAAAAGAAACTGTTTGGCCAATCATTAGAAAACAACTGCCAACAGCCAAATTGCATGTGTATGGTGCTTATACTTCAGAAAAAGTTAACAATTTACACAACCCAAAAGATGGTTTTTTTGTGCACGGATGGATAGAAAACGCAGAGGTGGTCCTTCGAAAATCTAAAATTTTGTTGGCACCACTTCGTTTTGGTGCCGGTTTAAAAGGAAAATTGGTGGAAGCAATGCTTCAAGGAACGGCAAGTGTAACCACTACCATAGGGGCAGAAGGCATAAATGGTTCTTATGCTTGGAACGGATTTATCTACGACAACCCTATTGATTTTGCCCATGCAGCAGTCGCGTTATACTTAGATGCAGAAGAATATACGCAAGCTGTTAAAAACGGACATAAAATTTTAAAAATGCGTTTGGACGCCACTGTTCATAAATCTTATTTTAAACTGAAAGTAAACGAATTAAGAAGTAATCTGCGACAACACCGATCCCATAATTTTATAGGAAGTATGCTTATGCAACAAACTACACAAGCCAGCAAATACCTATCTAAATGGATTGAAGAGAAGAATAAAAAAAACTAA
- a CDS encoding L-threonylcarbamoyladenylate synthase produces the protein MAELIRIYEENPNPKEIKRVVDVLRDGGLVIYPTDTVYGLGCDITNSKALQKIARIKEVKLDKANFSFICADLSNLSDYIRQIDNATFKILKRTLPGPYTYILPGNNSLPKDFKKKKTVGIRIPDNNIARTLVRELGNPIVSTSIRDEDEVIEYTTDPELILEKWNNLVDIVVDGGYGDNVASTVIDLSGSEPVIVREGKGDIDEVL, from the coding sequence ATGGCAGAATTAATTCGCATCTATGAAGAAAATCCCAACCCTAAAGAAATTAAAAGGGTAGTGGATGTGCTGCGCGATGGTGGTTTGGTCATTTATCCAACAGATACTGTATATGGTTTGGGTTGCGACATTACCAATTCCAAAGCCCTCCAAAAAATAGCACGCATAAAAGAAGTAAAGCTCGACAAAGCTAATTTCTCCTTTATTTGTGCCGATCTCAGCAACCTGTCCGATTACATTCGTCAAATCGATAACGCTACTTTTAAAATCCTTAAACGAACCCTGCCAGGCCCTTATACGTATATATTGCCTGGTAATAATAGTCTCCCAAAAGATTTTAAGAAGAAGAAAACAGTTGGGATACGTATTCCAGATAACAACATTGCTCGTACGCTGGTCAGGGAACTTGGAAATCCCATTGTTTCCACTTCTATTCGGGACGAGGACGAAGTGATAGAATATACCACCGATCCAGAATTGATTTTGGAAAAATGGAATAATTTAGTAGATATTGTGGTAGATGGTGGGTATGGAGATAATGTTGCTTCCACGGTTATCGATCTTTCGGGGAGCGAACCTGTAATTGTAAGAGAAGGTAAAGGGGATATAGATGAAGTTTTATAG